One Gadus morhua chromosome 23, gadMor3.0, whole genome shotgun sequence DNA segment encodes these proteins:
- the map3k22 gene encoding mitogen-activated protein kinase kinase kinase 22 isoform X1 gives MMTVNMDEGLQTGPGQHRNTQDDEEALNSIMQDLAALGRCYAQHNSNKPKTRALLYKQDLRVKLEHEREKRIIPFQRPLHIKELVQKVTEAFDQRMDMFYLDREMLLPLKTQEELDRAVLLGVNGLLRVLLKTPKNHYLQVNTRDKQSEMRSSRSLGDLKGSLLKGGERVRKHSTGSLHTGRTSPPPGSVPEEQQQIARQGSCTSIHSEGEFIPESLEQNLLQACADNSISSSCQSIDQALDSPPFSQNNRDNNYLNHNYEYKGRHGKGGTFPRQFQLPNRYKDYGDGRRTFPRSFMPQENLFQLVPSSRTRSYNGESSPQYGDLRTLARPMEKSCPRATPKSPRAPVNWRQGKLLGRGAFGEVYLCYDVDTGRELAAKQVPFDPDCKDTSKEVNALECEIQLLKNLHHERIVQYYGSLRDLDTRKLTIFVEFMPGGSIKDQLKAYGALTENVTRRYTRQILQGVFYLHSNMIVHRDIKGANILRDSTGNVKLGDFGASKRIQTICMSGTGIKSVTGTPYWMSPEVINGEGYGRKADVWSVACTVVEMLTQKPPWAEYEAMAAIFKIATQPTRPLLPEGASDASRDFLRQVFVEEKWRPTAELLLGHPFVQGVF, from the exons GATCTACGAGTGAAGCTGGAGCATGAGAGAGAAAAACG CATCATCCCGTTCCAGAGGCCCCTGCACATTAAGGAGCTGGTACAGAAGGTGACGGAGGCCTTCGACCAGAGGATGGACATGTTCTACCTGGACAGAGAG ATGCTGCTGCCTCTGAAGAcgcaggaggagctggaccgGGCCGTGCTCCTGGGAGTCAACGGTCTGCTGCGGGTACTGCTAAAGACCCCCAAGAACCAT TACCTTCAGGTGAACACCAGGGACAAGCAGAGTGAGATGAGATCTTCCCGGTCTTTGGGCGACCTGAAGGGCTCCCTGCtcaagggaggagagagggtgcgCAAACACTCCACAG GTTCCCTGCACACGGGCCGCACCTCCCCCCCGCCGGGCAGCGTCccggaggagcagcagcagatcGCCCGGCAAGGCTCCTGCACCAGCATCCACAGCGAGGGGGAGTTCATCCCCGAGAGCCTGGAGCAGAAC ctGCTCCAGGCCTGTGCAGACAACTCAATCTCCAGCAGCTGTCAATCCATAGACCAGGCCCTGGACAG CCCTCCTTTCTCGCAGAACAACCGTGACAACAATTACCTGAACCACAACTATGAATACAAAG GTCGCCATGGGAAGGGGGGGACGTTCCCCCGTCAGTTCCAGCTACCGAACCGGTACAAGGACTACGGAGACG GCCGCAGGACTTTCCCACGGAGCTTCATGCCTCAGGAGAACCTGTTCCAGCTGGTTCCGTCCAGTCGCACGCGGAGCTACAACGGAGAGAGCAGCCCGCAGTACGGAGACCTGCGGACCCTTGCTCGCCCCATGGAGAAGAGCTGTCCGCGCGCCACGCCCAAAT ccccccgggcCCCGGTGAACTGGCGGCAGGGCAAGCTGCTGGGACGAGGGGCTTTCGGCGAGGTCTACCTCTGCTACGACGTCGACACGGGCCGCGAGCTGGCCGCCAAGCAGGTGCCCTTTGATCCCGACTGTAAGGACACCAGCAAG gagGTGAATGCCCTGGAGTGTGAGATCCAGCTGCTGAAGAACCTCCATCACGAGCGCATCGTCCAGTACTACGGCTCTCTGAGGGACCTGGACACCAGGAAGCTCACCATCTTCGTGGAGTTCATGCCCGGG ggcTCCATCAAGGACCAGCTGAAGGCGTATGGTGCTCTGACGGAGAACGTGACCAGGAGGTACACCCGGCAGATCCTCCAGGGTGTCTTCTACCTCCACAGCAACATGATTGTCCACCGGGACATCAAAG GCGCTAACATCTTGAGAGATTCCACTGGGAACGTCAAGCTAGGAGACTTCGGAGCGAGCAAACGCATCCAGACCATCTGCATGTCTGGCACAGGCATCAAGTCCGTCACCGGCACCCCCTATTGGATGAGTCCGGAAGTGATCAACGGAGAGGGGTATGGCCGCAAAGCAGATGTGTG GAGCGTGGCCTGCACCGTGGTGGAGATGCTGACCCAGAAGCCCCCCTGGGCGGAGTACGAAGCCATGGCGGCCATCTTTAAGATCGCCACGCAGCCAACCCGACCGCTGCTGCCCGAGGGCGCGTCCGATGCCAGCAGAGACTTCCTGCGCCAGGTGTTCGTGGAGGAGAAGTGGCGGCCCACcgctgagctgctgctgggtcACCCGTTCGTCCAGGGGGTCTTTTGA
- the map3k22 gene encoding mitogen-activated protein kinase kinase kinase 22 isoform X2 translates to MDMFYLDREMLLPLKTQEELDRAVLLGVNGLLRVLLKTPKNHYLQVNTRDKQSEMRSSRSLGDLKGSLLKGGERVRKHSTGSLHTGRTSPPPGSVPEEQQQIARQGSCTSIHSEGEFIPESLEQNLLQACADNSISSSCQSIDQALDSPPFSQNNRDNNYLNHNYEYKGRHGKGGTFPRQFQLPNRYKDYGDGRRTFPRSFMPQENLFQLVPSSRTRSYNGESSPQYGDLRTLARPMEKSCPRATPKSPRAPVNWRQGKLLGRGAFGEVYLCYDVDTGRELAAKQVPFDPDCKDTSKEVNALECEIQLLKNLHHERIVQYYGSLRDLDTRKLTIFVEFMPGGSIKDQLKAYGALTENVTRRYTRQILQGVFYLHSNMIVHRDIKGANILRDSTGNVKLGDFGASKRIQTICMSGTGIKSVTGTPYWMSPEVINGEGYGRKADVWSVACTVVEMLTQKPPWAEYEAMAAIFKIATQPTRPLLPEGASDASRDFLRQVFVEEKWRPTAELLLGHPFVQGVF, encoded by the exons ATGGACATGTTCTACCTGGACAGAGAG ATGCTGCTGCCTCTGAAGAcgcaggaggagctggaccgGGCCGTGCTCCTGGGAGTCAACGGTCTGCTGCGGGTACTGCTAAAGACCCCCAAGAACCAT TACCTTCAGGTGAACACCAGGGACAAGCAGAGTGAGATGAGATCTTCCCGGTCTTTGGGCGACCTGAAGGGCTCCCTGCtcaagggaggagagagggtgcgCAAACACTCCACAG GTTCCCTGCACACGGGCCGCACCTCCCCCCCGCCGGGCAGCGTCccggaggagcagcagcagatcGCCCGGCAAGGCTCCTGCACCAGCATCCACAGCGAGGGGGAGTTCATCCCCGAGAGCCTGGAGCAGAAC ctGCTCCAGGCCTGTGCAGACAACTCAATCTCCAGCAGCTGTCAATCCATAGACCAGGCCCTGGACAG CCCTCCTTTCTCGCAGAACAACCGTGACAACAATTACCTGAACCACAACTATGAATACAAAG GTCGCCATGGGAAGGGGGGGACGTTCCCCCGTCAGTTCCAGCTACCGAACCGGTACAAGGACTACGGAGACG GCCGCAGGACTTTCCCACGGAGCTTCATGCCTCAGGAGAACCTGTTCCAGCTGGTTCCGTCCAGTCGCACGCGGAGCTACAACGGAGAGAGCAGCCCGCAGTACGGAGACCTGCGGACCCTTGCTCGCCCCATGGAGAAGAGCTGTCCGCGCGCCACGCCCAAAT ccccccgggcCCCGGTGAACTGGCGGCAGGGCAAGCTGCTGGGACGAGGGGCTTTCGGCGAGGTCTACCTCTGCTACGACGTCGACACGGGCCGCGAGCTGGCCGCCAAGCAGGTGCCCTTTGATCCCGACTGTAAGGACACCAGCAAG gagGTGAATGCCCTGGAGTGTGAGATCCAGCTGCTGAAGAACCTCCATCACGAGCGCATCGTCCAGTACTACGGCTCTCTGAGGGACCTGGACACCAGGAAGCTCACCATCTTCGTGGAGTTCATGCCCGGG ggcTCCATCAAGGACCAGCTGAAGGCGTATGGTGCTCTGACGGAGAACGTGACCAGGAGGTACACCCGGCAGATCCTCCAGGGTGTCTTCTACCTCCACAGCAACATGATTGTCCACCGGGACATCAAAG GCGCTAACATCTTGAGAGATTCCACTGGGAACGTCAAGCTAGGAGACTTCGGAGCGAGCAAACGCATCCAGACCATCTGCATGTCTGGCACAGGCATCAAGTCCGTCACCGGCACCCCCTATTGGATGAGTCCGGAAGTGATCAACGGAGAGGGGTATGGCCGCAAAGCAGATGTGTG GAGCGTGGCCTGCACCGTGGTGGAGATGCTGACCCAGAAGCCCCCCTGGGCGGAGTACGAAGCCATGGCGGCCATCTTTAAGATCGCCACGCAGCCAACCCGACCGCTGCTGCCCGAGGGCGCGTCCGATGCCAGCAGAGACTTCCTGCGCCAGGTGTTCGTGGAGGAGAAGTGGCGGCCCACcgctgagctgctgctgggtcACCCGTTCGTCCAGGGGGTCTTTTGA